In Pseudomonas fluorescens, a genomic segment contains:
- a CDS encoding aldose epimerase family protein, which produces MKHPRYLLSGLALSMMIASGGAQAAGLSSEQKPFGKTNDGTAVEQYILRNSHGMQATVITYGGVLQSLKVPDKHGKLDDVVLGFDDVQGYQAGTAFFGATIGRFGNRLAGGAFELDGKRYQVPLNDGPNSLHGGAQGFDKQVWKAEPVKDKDSVGVKLSYLSKDGEMGFPGNLKTEVTYRLNDQNELHIDYTATTDKPTVLNLTNHSYFNLAGAGNGDILKQVATLHASHYTPVNATLIPTGELAPVKGTPMDFLKPTPIGQHIKDDHPQLKFAEPKQGGFDFNWALDTQGNIKQLAAEVHDPASGRRLQLYTTEPGVQFYTSNFLDGSVKGKGGKTYLHWSGFTLETQHFPDAPNQPKFASTRLDPGQTYRQNTVFKFSAD; this is translated from the coding sequence ATGAAGCACCCTCGATACCTGCTGTCCGGCCTGGCGCTGTCCATGATGATCGCCAGCGGTGGCGCCCAGGCAGCCGGTTTGTCCAGCGAGCAAAAACCTTTCGGTAAAACCAACGACGGCACTGCCGTCGAGCAGTACATCTTGCGCAACAGCCATGGCATGCAAGCCACGGTGATCACTTACGGCGGTGTGCTGCAGTCGCTGAAGGTGCCGGACAAACACGGCAAGCTCGACGACGTGGTCCTGGGCTTTGACGACGTACAGGGCTACCAGGCCGGCACGGCGTTTTTCGGCGCGACCATCGGGCGCTTTGGCAATCGCCTGGCGGGCGGCGCCTTTGAGCTCGACGGCAAGCGCTACCAGGTGCCACTCAACGACGGCCCCAATTCGCTGCATGGCGGCGCCCAGGGTTTCGACAAGCAGGTGTGGAAAGCCGAGCCGGTCAAGGATAAGGATTCCGTCGGTGTGAAGCTGAGCTACCTGTCCAAGGACGGTGAAATGGGCTTCCCTGGCAACCTGAAAACCGAGGTCACCTATCGTCTCAATGACCAGAATGAACTGCATATCGACTACACCGCCACCACCGACAAACCCACGGTGCTTAACCTCACTAACCACAGCTATTTCAACCTGGCCGGCGCGGGGAATGGCGACATCCTCAAGCAGGTCGCGACCTTGCATGCCAGCCACTACACGCCAGTCAACGCCACCTTGATTCCCACGGGCGAACTGGCGCCGGTCAAAGGCACGCCAATGGATTTCCTGAAACCTACGCCTATCGGCCAGCACATCAAGGATGACCATCCGCAGCTCAAATTTGCCGAGCCCAAACAGGGCGGGTTTGATTTCAACTGGGCGCTGGACACCCAAGGCAATATCAAACAACTCGCCGCCGAGGTACACGACCCCGCCTCCGGACGGCGCTTGCAGTTGTACACCACCGAGCCTGGGGTGCAGTTCTATACCAGCAACTTCCTCGACGGTTCGGTAAAGGGCAAGGGCGGCAAGACCTACCTGCACTGGAGTGGCTTCACCCTGGAAACCCAGCACTTCCCGGATGCGCCGAACCAGCCCAAGTTTGCGTCAACCCGCCTGGACCCTGGACAGACTTATCGGCAGAACACCGTCTTCAAGTTCTCCGCTGACTGA
- a CDS encoding SDR family NAD(P)-dependent oxidoreductase, producing the protein MSTEHAVYPDLNGKTVLISGGASGIGEFMVRAFAAQGARVGFVDRAQSQGERLAALLSSRGHAVEFVCCDITDEIAYKAAIGRFEHSLGPITVLVNNAANDVRHTLEEVDSETFDKLISVNLKHAFFAAKAVVPMMKRAGSGSIINLGSVGWMMASAGYPVYAASKAAAHGMTRALARELGPNRIRVNTLVPGWVMTEKQLAMWVDDAAKELISRSQCLPGSVLPEHIANMALFLASDASAMCSAQNFIVDGGWV; encoded by the coding sequence ATGAGTACTGAACACGCCGTTTATCCCGACCTCAACGGCAAGACCGTATTGATTTCCGGGGGCGCCTCGGGGATCGGCGAATTCATGGTGCGGGCCTTCGCCGCGCAGGGTGCCAGGGTCGGGTTTGTGGACCGCGCGCAAAGCCAGGGCGAACGCCTGGCGGCCCTGTTGAGTTCGCGGGGGCATGCTGTGGAATTCGTGTGCTGCGACATCACCGATGAAATCGCCTACAAGGCGGCGATAGGGCGCTTCGAGCATTCCCTGGGGCCGATCACCGTGCTGGTGAACAACGCCGCCAATGACGTGCGCCACACCCTGGAAGAAGTCGATTCGGAAACCTTCGACAAGCTGATCTCCGTCAACCTGAAACATGCCTTCTTTGCCGCCAAGGCCGTGGTGCCGATGATGAAGCGCGCCGGCAGCGGCTCGATCATCAACCTCGGCTCCGTCGGCTGGATGATGGCCTCGGCCGGCTACCCGGTGTACGCCGCCAGCAAGGCCGCCGCCCACGGCATGACCCGCGCGCTGGCACGGGAGTTGGGGCCGAACCGTATCCGTGTGAACACGCTGGTGCCGGGTTGGGTGATGACTGAAAAACAGCTGGCCATGTGGGTGGATGACGCTGCCAAGGAGCTGATCAGCCGCAGTCAGTGCCTGCCGGGCAGTGTGCTGCCGGAGCATATCGCCAATATGGCGTTGTTTCTTGCTTCCGATGCGTCGGCGATGTGTTCGGCGCAGAATTTTATTGTGGATGGTGGTTGGGTCTGA
- a CDS encoding glutathione S-transferase family protein → MKLIGMLDSPYVRRVAISLDLYGVDFEHEPLSVFRTFNEFAQINPVVKAPTLVLDDGTVLMDSSLILDYLEALAPTDRKLLPQQPTALAKDLHVLGLALAACEKSVQIVYEHNLRPAEKLHAPWLERVTGQLLAAYALLDKQVGNSEALTQASITAAVAWSFSQFTVASVVKADAFPNLQRHAERLEQHPAFKRYPIE, encoded by the coding sequence ATGAAACTGATCGGCATGCTGGACTCGCCTTACGTACGCCGCGTGGCAATTTCCCTGGACTTGTACGGGGTGGATTTTGAGCATGAACCCTTGTCCGTGTTCCGCACCTTCAACGAATTTGCGCAGATCAACCCGGTGGTCAAGGCGCCTACCCTGGTGCTGGACGATGGCACGGTATTGATGGACTCCAGCCTGATCCTGGACTACCTCGAAGCCTTGGCCCCGACTGACAGGAAGCTGCTGCCCCAACAACCGACGGCACTTGCCAAGGACTTGCATGTTCTGGGACTGGCGCTGGCAGCCTGTGAGAAGAGCGTGCAGATCGTCTACGAACACAACCTGCGCCCGGCCGAGAAACTGCATGCACCCTGGCTTGAGCGCGTGACCGGCCAACTGCTCGCCGCCTATGCGTTGCTGGACAAGCAAGTGGGCAACAGCGAAGCACTGACCCAGGCCTCGATTACCGCGGCGGTTGCCTGGTCGTTCAGCCAGTTCACCGTGGCATCGGTGGTCAAGGCGGATGCGTTTCCTAATCTGCAACGGCATGCCGAGCGGCTGGAGCAGCATCCGGCGTTCAAGCGTTACCCGATTGAATAA
- the mug gene encoding G/U mismatch-specific DNA glycosylase, translating into MNAGLEDILADHLNVVFCGINPGKGSAALGLHFANRSNRFWRTLHLAGFTPHEIRPEHGRTLLHYHCGLTTLVERPTASAGELARHEFTQAAAGFEQKIRHYAPRFVAFLGKPGYSALSGQREIGWGLQPKVLGGASVWVLPNPSGRNLAFSLEQLVQAYQQLRRATECP; encoded by the coding sequence ATGAACGCCGGGCTGGAAGACATCCTCGCCGACCACCTGAACGTGGTGTTCTGCGGCATCAACCCCGGCAAGGGTTCCGCTGCCCTCGGCCTGCACTTCGCCAACCGCAGCAACCGCTTCTGGCGCACCCTGCACCTGGCCGGTTTCACCCCCCATGAAATCCGCCCCGAGCACGGCCGCACGCTGTTGCACTACCACTGCGGCCTGACCACGTTGGTGGAACGCCCCACGGCCAGCGCGGGTGAACTGGCGCGACATGAGTTCACACAGGCGGCGGCGGGCTTCGAACAGAAGATCCGCCACTACGCGCCGCGCTTCGTGGCGTTTCTCGGCAAGCCCGGCTACAGCGCGTTAAGCGGCCAACGCGAGATCGGCTGGGGCTTGCAGCCAAAGGTGTTGGGCGGTGCGTCAGTGTGGGTACTGCCCAACCCCAGCGGGCGCAACCTGGCGTTCAGCCTGGAGCAGTTGGTGCAGGCGTATCAACAATTGCGCCGGGCGACCGAGTGCCCTTAA
- a CDS encoding AraC family transcriptional regulator yields the protein MPTDNAFALSSELINELLRSMRLRGVQYRRIQAGPVFGIGFAAKPGHAYFHFLAAGCATLRLQDGSLFELSAGNAVFIAHGGAHALLSKADDPVQDIASFDAAPLGDTVCAVNASPDEPPSTLLFSACMEFELDSIQGLGNLMPALMLIDAGGQRYPGLMPILAVMEREVSSARVGYAGILARLADVVAAMIVRGWVECACANASGLAAALRDTRLAGALLALHQQPGRDWSVAELAAHCHTSRSVFADRFQATLGVPPLRYVTELRMRLASQWLTLERLPIEEVAYRLGYTSQAAFSRAYKRITGQPPGASRQGFRSPA from the coding sequence ATGCCAACCGACAACGCGTTCGCCCTGTCCTCCGAACTGATCAATGAGCTGCTGCGCAGCATGCGCCTGCGCGGCGTGCAGTACCGGCGCATCCAGGCCGGGCCGGTGTTCGGTATCGGCTTTGCGGCCAAGCCGGGGCACGCGTATTTCCATTTTCTGGCCGCCGGCTGCGCGACCCTGCGCCTGCAGGACGGCAGCCTCTTTGAGTTGTCGGCCGGTAATGCGGTGTTCATCGCCCATGGTGGCGCCCACGCGTTGTTGTCCAAAGCGGATGACCCCGTGCAGGACATCGCCAGCTTCGACGCCGCACCGCTGGGCGATACCGTGTGTGCCGTGAATGCCTCGCCCGATGAGCCGCCCAGCACCCTGCTGTTCAGCGCCTGCATGGAGTTCGAGCTCGACAGCATCCAGGGCCTTGGCAACCTGATGCCGGCCTTGATGCTGATCGACGCCGGGGGCCAGCGTTACCCCGGCTTGATGCCGATCCTGGCGGTGATGGAACGCGAAGTCTCCAGTGCCCGCGTCGGTTATGCCGGCATCCTCGCGCGCCTGGCCGATGTGGTGGCGGCGATGATCGTGCGGGGCTGGGTCGAATGCGCCTGCGCCAATGCATCGGGCCTCGCGGCCGCCTTGCGCGACACCCGGTTGGCGGGCGCCCTGCTCGCCCTGCACCAGCAACCGGGGCGCGACTGGAGCGTGGCCGAACTGGCGGCGCACTGTCATACCTCACGTTCGGTGTTCGCGGATCGTTTCCAGGCCACCCTGGGGGTACCACCGCTGCGTTACGTGACCGAACTGCGCATGCGCCTCGCCAGCCAGTGGCTGACCCTGGAGCGCCTGCCCATCGAAGAAGTGGCGTACCGACTCGGCTATACCTCCCAGGCGGCCTTCAGTCGCGCCTACAAACGCATCACCGGGCAACCGCCGGGCGCCAGCCGCCAAGGCTTCAGGAGCCCGGCATGA